A genome region from Neoarius graeffei isolate fNeoGra1 chromosome 21, fNeoGra1.pri, whole genome shotgun sequence includes the following:
- the wu:fc23c09 gene encoding wu:fc23c09, whose amino-acid sequence MKKKNPKIDQSAAELQEETHRCWKDINTDQSTNENLIKTNSEHPNPERRIPQYQEDPNPLQAPRSSQPSVIEVNVEVNVQEQKGVAGNDVQRLKTVKQQLMPSKRRRQQFSPPSSKSVLATCPSETSIISAAALEELCDLHNYYSKQLRRINYTSHEQLQDSGFGMLTCLNVSSLQNVSLEDETWTDQSPDHLQQPPAVGDVELQWEKDCRTRITATIKEEEKTDVVHNQKIGEDKHQILKEAKKVEEGGKESNERKQCHEKGQDKRVDEENKTRDEEQIQEENQGVDPSITTSVDTSRATLSPSQYFLSTIIPSLITTLSTPNIKPINPDLEYQNASLLGTRTSHFSARKNTSILTTNKNSTHEGSKENVDAAPRVMAVMAGSTTMSLPSTFKPKPKTKLRKIKDKQTPKTKNKLHKKVKKKKKKSTTKALKNAKQMKRLKQEKDQLTTASYFPYFEDHYCPPDCVCYGRVVQCSDKGLDKVPYGIPYNSRYLLLMNNHINSIPLDLLSQYLSIEFLVLSNNHLVDSSIKGAFEGIQTLKRLYLDRNLLQSVPTDLPVSLEELHLDGNKVKVMSEVAWSRCPGLLILSLSNNSLESISSLFPVGVLSPLSSLRTLSLSHNHLTSVPLHLPLSLQELYLSGNLIQRFQPGIFQGKAQLQVLDLSANRLTNKGLGKGALMNATQLESLNLEGNFLKHVPRYLPHSLKTLSLEGNSILSITKAAFLSLPHLEHLGLARNKISKVVPGSFRVLPLLHQLDLSHNVLHQVPRQLPAWLVYIALNHNKIRLIPRDAFCSFKKSEAAKSRLIKVQLEHNLVDLDSLDKMAFSCLRGFQVVHFY is encoded by the exons ATGAAGAAAAAGAACCCAAAA ATCGACCAATCAGCTGCTGAGCTACAGGAAGAAACTCACAGATGCTGGAAAGATATCAATACTGATCAAAGTACAAATGAAAATTTAATCAAAACAAATAGCGAGCACCCAAACCCTGAGAGGAGAATTCCCCAATATCAGGAAGACCCCAACCCTTTACAGGCGCCTCGAAGCAGCCAGCCGTCGGTCATTGAAGTGAATGTAGAAGTGAATGTTCAGGAACAGAAAGGCGTCGCTGGAAACGACGTCCAACGTCTTAAAACGGTTAAACAACAGCTGATGCCATCTAAAAGAAGACGACAGCAGTTTTCCCCTCCATCTTCGAAATCGGTTCTGGCCACCTGTCCATCAGAGACCTCCATCATTTCCGCAGCAGCCCTCGAAGAGCTGTGTGACCTCCACAACTACTACAGCAAACAGTTACGGAGGATAAACTACACTTCCCACGAGCAGCTGCAGGATTCCGGTTTCGGAATGCTGACAT GTCTGAATGTATCATCTCTTCAAAACGTGTCTTTGGAAGATGAGACCTGGACTGACCAGAGTCCTGATCACCTACAGCAACCTCCAGCAGTGGGGGACGTCGAGCTACAATGGGAGAAAGACTGCAGAACTCGGATTACCGCAACAATAAAAGAGGAAGAGAAGACTGACGTTGTACACAATCAGAAAATTGGGGAAGACAAGCATCAAATCCTGAAAGAAGCAAAGAAGGTGGAGGAAGGTGGAAAAGAAAGCAATGAGAGAAAGCAATGTCATGAAAAAGGACAGGATAAAAGAGTGGACGAGGAGAACAAAACCAGAGATGAAGAACAAATTCAGGAAGAGAATCAGGGTGTAGATCCGTCTATAACTACATCAGTAGACACTTCCCGTGCTACTCTCTCTCCTTCTCAGTATTTCTTATCCACCATCATTCCATCTTTGATCACCACTCTGAGTACTCCGAACATTAAACCAATTAACCCTGATCTTGAATACCAAAATGCATCTCTCTTGGGTACTCGCACAAGTCACTTTTCAGCTCGAAAGAACACATCTATACTAACGACCAATAAGAACAGCACACATGAGGGTTCCAAAGAGAATGTTGATGCTGCTCCCAGGGTAATGGCAGTCATGGCTGGCTCTACCACCATGAGCTTACCCAGCACCTTCAAACCCAAACCAAAGACTAAACTTCGGAAAATCAAAGACAAGCAGACACCAAAAACAAAGAACAAGCTTCACAAgaaggtgaagaagaagaagaagaagagcaccACCAAAGCTCTGAAAAATGCAAAGCAGATGAAAAGGTTAAAACAGGAGAAAGATCAGCTGACCACTGCCTCATATTTTCCATATTTTGAAGATCATTACTGCCCACCAGACTGTGTTTGTTATGGAAG GGTGGTGCAATGTTCAGACAAAGGACTGGACAAGGTTCCCTATGGTATTCCATACAATTCCCGCTACCTCCTTCTTATGAACAACCACATCAATAGCATTCCGCTGGACCTACTTTCACAGTACCTTTCTATTGAGTTCCTGGTGCTGAGCAACAACCATCTGGTAGACAGTTCCATCAAAGGTGCCTTTGAAGGCATCCAGACACTAAAGAGGCTGTACTTGGACCGGAACCTCCTCCAGAGTGTCCCTACTGACCTTCCAGTCTCACTGGAAGAGCTCCATCTGGATGGGAACAAAGTGAAAGTGATGTCTGAGGTGGCGTGGTCTCGCTGCCCTGGCCTGCTCATTCTCAGTTTGAGCAATAACAGTTTAGAAAGTATCTCATCTTTGTTCCCTGTTGGAGTTTTGTCTCCATTAAGCAGCCTTCGCACACTTAGCCTCTCCCACAACCATCTTACCTCTGTCCCCTTGCACCTCCCACTTAGCCTCCAAGAGCTTTACCTCAGTGGTAATCTCATCCAACGCTTCCAGCCAGGAATTTTTCAGGGCAAGGCACAGCTTCAAGTGCTGGACCTCAGTGCCAACAGGCTAACCAACAAGGGTTTGGGCAAGGGTGCACTCATGAATGCCACCCAGTTGGAAAGTCTCAACCTAGAAGGGAACTTCCTGAAGCATGTCCCTCGTTACCTTCCACACTCCCTAAAGACCCTTAGCTTAGAGGGAAACTCCATCTTGAGCATCACCAAGGCTGCGTTTCTCTCACTTCCACACCTGGAGCACCTCGGCCTAGCCCGCAACAAGATCTCCAAGGTGGTGCCTGGATCATTTCGGGTGCTTCCTTTGTTGCACCAGCTGGATCTTAGCCACAACGTGCTTCACCAGGTCCCACGTCAGCTTCCGGCTTGGCTCGTTTATATTGCGCTCAACCATAACAAGATTCGGTTGATTCCACGTGATGCATTCTGCTCATTCAAAAAATCCGAAGCAGCCAAAAGTCGTCTGATTAAGGTGCAGCTGGAGCACAACCTGGTAGACTTGGACAGCCTGGACAAGATGGCTTTCAGCTGCCTAAGAGGCTTTCAGGTGGTGCACTTTTACTGA